One window of Mucilaginibacter inviolabilis genomic DNA carries:
- the eno gene encoding phosphopyruvate hydratase: MEIKTLKAREVLDSRGNPTVEVEIELTDGAKARGISPSGASTGEKEAVELRDNDTKRYNGKGVETAVNQLNQEVALEATAVRLESQQDFDHFLIELDGTENKSRLGANAILAASIAYARASAHSKGIPLYRQLIDREGYIMPVPCMNVINGGRHADNNLDFQEFMIAPHNAPSFKESIRMGEEVFHALRTLLKSKGYYTGVGDEGGFAPNLKSNDEAMDVILEAIHKAGYQPGNDISVCIDPATSEMWRNGRYVFYKSDQRSVSSEELIALWDKWIKQYPIVLIEDGLGENDWQGWKKMTAALGSKIELVGDDIFCTNPAIIAEGIKEGIGNSVLIKLNQIGTITETLEAVRLAQEHNYNCFISHRSGETEDTTIADLVVATNAGHIKTGSGCRSERIAKFNQLLRIEEELGNNTSFAGLKTFKV, translated from the coding sequence ATGGAAATTAAAACATTAAAAGCAAGGGAAGTACTCGACTCCCGCGGTAACCCGACGGTCGAAGTCGAAATTGAATTAACGGATGGTGCAAAAGCCAGGGGCATTTCACCATCTGGCGCCAGCACCGGCGAAAAGGAAGCCGTTGAACTCCGTGATAACGATACTAAACGCTACAACGGCAAAGGGGTTGAGACAGCGGTAAATCAACTTAATCAGGAGGTAGCCCTCGAAGCAACTGCTGTACGTTTGGAAAGCCAGCAGGATTTTGATCATTTTCTCATCGAACTTGACGGCACGGAAAATAAATCCCGCCTGGGCGCCAACGCAATACTTGCCGCTTCCATCGCCTATGCCCGCGCATCCGCTCATTCAAAGGGCATACCGCTTTACAGGCAGTTGATCGATCGGGAAGGTTATATCATGCCGGTCCCCTGTATGAATGTCATCAATGGCGGTAGGCATGCGGATAATAACCTCGACTTCCAGGAGTTCATGATCGCACCGCATAATGCGCCTTCATTTAAGGAAAGCATCCGCATGGGCGAAGAAGTATTTCACGCGCTGCGCACCTTGTTGAAAAGCAAAGGCTATTACACGGGTGTGGGTGACGAGGGCGGTTTTGCACCAAACTTGAAATCGAATGACGAAGCGATGGACGTTATTCTGGAAGCCATCCATAAGGCCGGTTACCAGCCCGGTAATGACATTTCTGTTTGCATCGACCCGGCCACCAGTGAAATGTGGCGGAACGGGCGCTATGTATTTTATAAGAGCGATCAGCGAAGCGTAAGCAGCGAAGAACTGATCGCACTTTGGGATAAATGGATCAAACAATATCCTATCGTGCTGATCGAAGACGGTTTGGGAGAAAATGACTGGCAGGGCTGGAAAAAAATGACCGCTGCATTGGGCAGCAAGATCGAATTGGTAGGCGATGATATATTCTGCACCAACCCAGCCATTATTGCGGAAGGAATCAAGGAAGGGATTGGGAACAGCGTACTGATCAAACTTAACCAGATCGGTACCATTACGGAGACATTGGAAGCGGTCAGGTTAGCCCAGGAACATAACTACAATTGCTTCATCTCACACCGGAGCGGTGAAACCGAAGACACCACGATCGCCGACCTGGTGGTGGCCACTAACGCCGGACACATCAAGACAGGTAGCGGCTGCCGTTCGGAAAGGATAGCCAAATTCAATCAGCTTTTACGCATCGAAGAAGAATTGGGGAACAATACAAGCTTTGCTGGTCTAAAAACTTTTAAAGTATGA
- a CDS encoding inorganic diphosphatase has protein sequence MKTVHPWHDIEPGPQAPEIVKAVIEIAKGSKLKYELDKPTGLLTLDRVLFSAVHYPANYGLIPQTYYLDHDPLDIIVICSEALEPLSLINVRVIGVMHMEDTGDPDDKIIGVAANDVSLDYIHDIAELPPHTVHELQNFFEDYKKLENKRVDVLGFKGKETAFTIISESIQRYNEEIKPTLPTDKL, from the coding sequence ATGAAAACAGTACACCCGTGGCATGATATAGAACCGGGTCCGCAAGCTCCGGAAATTGTCAAAGCGGTCATCGAGATCGCCAAAGGCAGTAAGTTAAAATATGAACTGGACAAACCGACCGGGTTGCTGACGCTTGACCGGGTACTATTTTCTGCCGTACATTACCCGGCAAATTACGGACTGATACCGCAAACCTATTATTTGGACCATGATCCGCTGGATATCATCGTGATATGCTCGGAAGCGCTCGAACCGCTTTCCCTGATTAATGTCCGCGTTATCGGGGTGATGCACATGGAAGACACCGGTGATCCGGATGACAAGATCATTGGCGTGGCAGCGAACGATGTTTCGCTGGATTATATCCATGACATTGCCGAATTGCCGCCGCACACCGTACATGAGTTGCAGAACTTCTTTGAGGACTACAAAAAGCTGGAAAACAAGAGAGTTGATGTGTTAGGCTTTAAAGGAAAAGAGACGGCATTTACCATTATTAGTGAAAGTATACAACGATACAACGAAGAAATTAAACCCACCTTACCAACCGATAAACTATGA
- a CDS encoding voltage-gated chloride channel family protein, with protein MNENPVNNESISLKEHYAILKHLFKWAALVIPIALVIGSIIAFFLWLLGAAIHFRFAHFWLLFLLPLAGVLIHFIYQSIGKSSEKGNNLIMEQIHEAGGGVPKRMAPIILITTVITHLFGGSAGREGTAVQIGGSIASMFGGWFKLKGLNMRMVLTAGVAAGFGAVFGTPLTGAIFAMEVLTIGKIQYDALLPALIAAIIGDMTVAAWHVSHVHYHIEALPAYQPLMVSDLFHFDLLLLLKVIVASAAFGLASYLFAGMVHEIKTVCGKIFKHKWMIPVFGGLLIIGLYFLNGKPDYLSLGVDAEHPGAVTIPSAFQVGGADTWSWLWKTIYTTVTLGTGFKGGEVTPLFYIGATLGNTLSGLLNAPVSLFAALGFIAVFAGATNTPLACTFMGIELFGGEHALLFAVACFTAYFFSGHSGIYSAQRIAVPKIFDDEYADEATLSESMKRRGYFHQKLNKYSPRIKRKNHE; from the coding sequence ATGAATGAAAACCCTGTAAATAACGAGTCGATCAGCTTAAAAGAACATTATGCGATCTTAAAGCATCTGTTTAAATGGGCAGCGCTGGTAATTCCCATTGCCTTAGTGATCGGCAGCATCATCGCATTTTTTTTGTGGCTGTTAGGCGCAGCTATCCATTTCAGATTCGCGCATTTCTGGCTATTGTTTTTGTTGCCGCTGGCGGGTGTCCTTATCCATTTTATTTACCAGTCAATCGGCAAGTCATCCGAAAAAGGCAATAACCTGATCATGGAGCAGATACACGAAGCAGGCGGCGGTGTCCCCAAACGCATGGCGCCGATCATCCTTATTACTACTGTGATCACGCATTTATTCGGTGGTTCTGCCGGACGTGAAGGTACAGCGGTACAGATCGGCGGCAGCATCGCCTCCATGTTTGGCGGCTGGTTTAAGTTAAAAGGATTGAATATGCGGATGGTGTTAACCGCCGGGGTAGCGGCGGGGTTTGGCGCTGTATTCGGCACACCACTCACCGGAGCTATCTTTGCAATGGAAGTATTGACTATCGGTAAAATACAATATGATGCCTTGTTACCCGCGCTGATCGCGGCTATCATAGGTGATATGACGGTTGCTGCATGGCATGTTTCGCATGTGCATTACCATATCGAAGCATTGCCAGCTTATCAGCCGCTCATGGTGTCTGATCTTTTTCATTTCGATCTGCTGTTATTGCTCAAAGTGATCGTAGCCTCTGCTGCATTCGGTCTCGCAAGTTACCTGTTCGCGGGTATGGTACATGAGATCAAAACCGTCTGCGGGAAAATATTTAAGCATAAGTGGATGATACCTGTGTTTGGCGGACTGCTGATCATCGGCCTTTATTTCCTGAACGGGAAACCGGATTATCTGAGCCTCGGGGTTGATGCGGAACATCCCGGTGCAGTTACCATACCATCGGCCTTTCAAGTTGGCGGTGCAGATACCTGGAGTTGGTTATGGAAAACCATTTACACCACTGTAACATTGGGAACGGGTTTTAAAGGCGGTGAAGTGACACCACTGTTTTATATCGGTGCCACTTTAGGTAATACGCTATCCGGACTTTTAAATGCACCGGTAAGCTTATTTGCAGCATTGGGATTTATTGCCGTTTTTGCAGGTGCCACCAATACGCCGCTAGCGTGCACGTTCATGGGCATTGAGTTATTCGGCGGTGAACATGCTTTGCTTTTTGCGGTGGCTTGTTTTACGGCTTATTTTTTTAGCGGGCATTCCGGTATTTATAGCGCCCAGCGAATAGCTGTGCCAAAAATATTTGATGACGAATATGCGGACGAAGCAACTTTGTCGGAATCCATGAAACGGCGGGGCTATTTTCACCAGAAATTAAACAAATACAGCCCACGGATAAAACGGAAAAATCATGAATAA
- a CDS encoding DUF190 domain-containing protein — MNKIFEINERSLGKLQIYVRPQEKIEARNLLHSLRSRQLYRELVKYAKHDHLMNASVFQTHHGYSMHGKISSTHVELPDQTLYLCIELIDEKQKLEDYCRKHGELLKGKMIVYRPVEFWEIKS; from the coding sequence ATGAATAAGATTTTTGAGATCAATGAACGATCTTTAGGAAAACTACAGATCTATGTCAGGCCACAGGAGAAAATCGAAGCCCGGAACCTGCTGCACAGCTTACGTTCCCGGCAGTTGTACCGGGAATTGGTGAAGTATGCCAAGCATGATCATCTGATGAACGCATCCGTATTTCAAACGCATCATGGTTATTCCATGCACGGTAAGATCAGTTCCACTCATGTGGAACTGCCTGATCAGACCCTTTACCTTTGCATTGAACTGATCGACGAAAAGCAAAAGCTGGAGGACTATTGCCGAAAGCACGGCGAATTATTAAAAGGAAAAATGATCGTTTACCGCCCGGTAGAATTTTGGGAAATAAAAAGTTAG
- the crcB gene encoding fluoride efflux transporter CrcB: MKAVWIIFLGGGLGSVCRYLVNRWVTGIVTSAFPYGTFLVNITGCFLIGFLVFYSAKFGTYSLNWRLFLVTGICGGYTTFSSFSFENVQLISDHQLFTAILYAFGSIVLGFLATYMGILTARSF, encoded by the coding sequence ATGAAAGCAGTATGGATTATCTTCTTAGGCGGCGGCCTTGGCAGCGTGTGCAGGTACTTGGTTAACCGATGGGTAACCGGGATAGTGACTTCGGCCTTTCCTTACGGGACATTCCTGGTGAACATAACGGGTTGTTTTTTGATCGGCTTTCTGGTTTTTTATTCGGCAAAATTCGGCACGTATTCGCTTAACTGGCGGCTGTTCCTGGTCACCGGGATTTGCGGTGGTTACACCACCTTCTCTTCGTTCTCATTTGAAAATGTGCAACTGATCAGCGATCATCAATTATTTACGGCAATTCTTTATGCCTTTGGCAGTATCGTACTGGGTTTTTTGGCAACATATATGGGCATTTTGACAGCCAGAAGTTTTTAA
- a CDS encoding universal stress protein — protein MKKDRILIVGDDSPSSLKAIRYGYELAAKLNAKVALAGVVDEALAEGNVDAGVFPDQAAHDLKKSTKDFLSHMKEDYGKDIDTEFFTPEGEVKETILNLAKEWEATLIVAGTHGRKGLNRLLMGSVAEGILRDSNIPVMVVPMKI, from the coding sequence ATGAAAAAGGACAGGATCTTAATTGTGGGTGACGACAGCCCGTCATCTCTTAAAGCCATCAGGTATGGTTATGAATTGGCTGCAAAACTGAATGCTAAGGTTGCCTTGGCCGGTGTGGTAGATGAGGCTTTAGCTGAAGGTAATGTGGACGCTGGTGTCTTTCCAGATCAGGCAGCTCATGATCTTAAGAAAAGTACTAAAGACTTTTTGTCGCACATGAAAGAAGACTATGGAAAAGATATCGACACGGAGTTTTTTACGCCTGAAGGCGAAGTCAAAGAAACCATACTGAATTTAGCCAAAGAATGGGAAGCAACGCTTATCGTGGCCGGAACGCATGGCCGGAAAGGATTGAACCGCTTACTGATGGGCAGCGTTGCAGAAGGAATTTTGAGAGATAGTAATATTCCTGTTATGGTTGTTCCAATGAAAATTTAA
- a CDS encoding RNA polymerase sigma factor, with protein MKSKKIRLPENVLIQDLKKRNHRGISALYDMYSAALFGVISRIISDTHLSEDILQETFIRIWQAIDQYDTEKGRLFTWMVNIARNLAIDRLRSKSYRNDAKTSELEACEDIGYIIDLDRKVDYFTIKNVSVQLSLKEQKVIDLIYFQGYTHVETADTLQIPLGSVKTVLCRAVRRLRGFYHADILLAS; from the coding sequence ATGAAATCCAAAAAAATCCGACTACCCGAGAATGTGCTGATTCAAGACTTAAAGAAAAGAAACCATCGTGGAATATCTGCCCTCTATGATATGTATAGTGCTGCCTTATTTGGTGTAATTTCTCGCATTATTTCCGATACTCACCTGAGCGAAGATATCTTACAGGAAACTTTCATACGTATATGGCAAGCCATTGATCAATATGATACAGAAAAGGGCAGGTTATTTACCTGGATGGTTAACATTGCCCGAAATTTGGCTATTGATCGGCTCAGATCGAAATCTTATCGCAATGATGCTAAGACCAGCGAGTTAGAGGCATGCGAAGATATAGGTTACATTATCGACTTGGATCGTAAGGTAGATTATTTCACGATAAAGAATGTCAGCGTTCAACTATCTTTAAAAGAACAAAAAGTCATAGACCTCATATATTTCCAGGGATATACTCATGTGGAAACGGCCGATACGTTACAAATACCATTAGGCTCTGTAAAAACCGTTCTTTGCAGAGCCGTAAGGCGACTCCGGGGGTTTTACCATGCAGATATACTTCTCGCTTCTTAA